A stretch of Amycolatopsis balhimycina FH 1894 DNA encodes these proteins:
- a CDS encoding ribonuclease D: protein MEIESTGGPVLLREPAEGTPPVVTDPIALAEACAKLAAGTGAVAVDTERASGYRYFPKAYLVQLRREGSGTVLIDPVAVDDLAPLREVLNSLEWVLHAASQDLPCLAELGLRPAALFDTELAGRLAGYERVALGTLVELLLGYTLEKGHSAADWSKRPLPVDWLNYAALDVELLIQLREKLEAELGAQGKLEWARQEFEFVRTAPPPPPRAEPWRRTSGVHKIRSPRALAAVRELWQARDELARKRDRAPSRILPDSAIINAVTADPKTVEELQALPVFSGRVQRKYTASWLRHLQAARALPASELPSPAQPTDGPPPVNRWADKDPDAAARLSAARAALTAIAEDRRLPVENLLLPDLVRRTCWRPPAETDEDAVAEVLQAGGARPWQVGLTVTALSKALQTVAS, encoded by the coding sequence ATGGAGATCGAGTCCACGGGCGGCCCTGTGCTGCTACGCGAACCCGCCGAGGGCACGCCCCCGGTGGTCACGGATCCGATCGCGCTGGCCGAGGCCTGCGCGAAGCTCGCCGCGGGCACCGGCGCGGTCGCCGTCGACACCGAACGCGCGTCCGGCTACCGGTACTTCCCCAAAGCCTATCTCGTGCAGCTGCGCCGCGAAGGGTCCGGCACGGTGCTGATCGACCCGGTCGCCGTGGACGACCTCGCCCCGCTGCGCGAAGTCCTCAACTCCCTGGAGTGGGTGCTGCACGCCGCCTCCCAGGACCTCCCCTGCCTCGCCGAGCTGGGCCTGCGCCCGGCCGCGCTGTTCGACACCGAGCTGGCCGGACGGCTGGCGGGCTACGAACGCGTCGCGCTGGGGACGCTCGTCGAGCTGCTGCTCGGCTACACCCTCGAGAAGGGGCACAGCGCGGCCGACTGGTCGAAGCGGCCGCTGCCGGTCGACTGGCTGAACTACGCCGCCCTTGACGTCGAGCTGCTCATCCAGCTGCGCGAGAAGCTGGAAGCGGAGCTGGGCGCCCAGGGCAAGCTGGAGTGGGCGCGGCAGGAGTTCGAGTTCGTGCGGACGGCCCCGCCGCCGCCCCCGCGGGCCGAGCCGTGGCGCCGGACGTCCGGCGTGCACAAGATCCGCAGCCCCCGCGCCCTCGCGGCGGTCCGCGAGCTGTGGCAGGCCCGCGACGAGCTGGCCCGCAAACGCGACCGCGCACCGAGCCGCATCCTGCCGGACAGCGCGATCATCAACGCGGTGACGGCGGACCCGAAGACGGTCGAGGAACTGCAGGCGCTGCCGGTGTTCAGCGGCCGGGTCCAGCGCAAGTACACGGCGAGCTGGCTGCGCCACCTGCAGGCGGCCCGCGCCCTCCCCGCTTCCGAACTGCCGTCGCCGGCCCAGCCGACGGACGGCCCGCCTCCGGTGAACCGCTGGGCGGACAAGGACCCGGACGCCGCGGCCCGCCTGTCGGCGGCCCGCGCGGCCCTGACGGCGATCGCGGAGGACCGCCGGCTGCCGGTGGAGAACCTCCTGCTGCCGGACCTGGTCCGCCGCACGTGCTGGCGCCCGCCCGCGGAGACGGACGAGGACGCGGTGGCGGAAGTCCTGCAGGCGGGCGGGGCCCGGCCGTGGCAGGTGGGGCTGACGGTCACGGCGCTGAGCAAGGCGCTGCAGACCGTGGCTTCCTGA